The following proteins come from a genomic window of Populus nigra chromosome 6, ddPopNigr1.1, whole genome shotgun sequence:
- the LOC133697205 gene encoding protein NSP-INTERACTING KINASE 2-like → MVARKKNALFYCVGLLICLWNTAYGELTATGVNFEVEALMGIKASLHDPHEVLKWDEHSVDPCSWIMVTCSTDGFVTTLGAPSQSLSGTLSPSIGNLTNLQSLLLQDNNISGHIPAELGKLPKLKTIDLSSNNFSGQIPSTLSNLNSLHYLRLNNNSLNGAIPASLANMTQLTFLDLSYNNLNTPVPPVHAKTFNIVGNTLICGTEQGCAGTTPVPQSLAVHNSPNSQPSGNSKSHKIALAFGSSLGCICLLVLGFGFILWWRQRHNQQIFFDINEQHHEELNLGNLRRFQFKELQIATSNFSSKNLIGKGGFGNVYKGHLQDGTVVAVKRLKDGNAIGGEIQFQTEVEMISLAVHRNLLRLYGLCMTTTERLLVYPYMSNGSVATRLKAKPVLDWGTRKRVALGAGRGLLYLHEQCDPKIIHRDVKAANILLDDYCEAVVGDFGLAKLLDHQDSHVTTAVRGTVGHIAPEYLSTGQSSEKTDVFGFGILLLELISGLRALEFGKSTNQKGALLDWVKKIHQEKKLELLVDKDLKNNYDPIELDETVQVALLCTQNLPSHRPKMSEVVRMLEGDGLAEKWEASQRAEATRTRTIEFSSSERYSDLTDDSSLLVQAMELSGPR, encoded by the exons ATGGTGGCAAGGAAAAAGAATGCTCTTTTCTATTGTGTGGGTTTGTTAATCTGCTTATGGAATACTGCGTATGGAGAGCTAACAGCTACAGGTGTTAACTTTGAAG TGGAGGCTTTGATGGGCATTAAAGCTTCATTGCACGATCCTCATGAGGTTCTTAAATGGGATGAACATTCTGTGGATCCATGCAGCTGGATCATGGTCACTTGTTCTACTGATGGTTTTGTCACTACACT AGGAGCTCCAAGCCAAAGTTTATCTGGCACTCTTTCACCATCCATTGGAAACTTGACAAATCTCCAGTCTCT GCTTCTACAGGATAACAATATTTCAGGACATATACCCGCTGAGCTTGGCAAGCTCCCAAAGCTTAAAACAATTGATCTTTCCAGTAACAACTTCAGTGGTCAAATTCCTAGTACTCTCTCTAATCTTAATAGCCTCCATTACCT GAGACTGAACAATAACAGTCTTAATGGAGCAATTCCTGCCTCTTTGGCTAACATGACTCAACTTACCTTTCT GGACTTGTCTTACAATAATTTGAATACTCCTGTACCACCTGTTCATGCTAAAACATTCAA CATTGTAGGAAATACTCTGATATGCGGAACTGAGCAAGGCTGTGCTGGAACCACACCAGTTCCGCAATCTTTGGCTGTGCATAATTCACCAA ATTCTCAGCCTTCTGGAAATAGCAAGAGCCACAAAATTGCCCTGGCCTTTGGTTCAAGCCTAGGCTGCATCTGCCTGTTGGTTCTTGGATTTGGCTTCATTCTTTGGTGGAGACAAAGACACAACCAGCAAATATTCTTTGATATTAATG AACAGCATCATGAAGAACTCAACCTAGGAAACTTGAGGAGGTTTCAATTCAAAGAACTTCAGATTGCAACAAGCAACTTCAGCAGCAAGAACTTGATAGGAAAAGGTGGTTTTGGGAATGTCTACAAAGGGCATCTCCAAGATGGAACTGTTGTAGCAGTGAAAAGGCTCAAAGATGGAAATGCCATAGGCGGTGAGATCCAATTCCAGACTGAAGTTGAGATGATCAGCCTAGCAGTGCATCGAAATCTCCTTCGTCTCTATGGATTATGCATGACAACAACTGAAAGGCTATTGGTTTATCCTTACATGTCCAATGGGAGCGTTGCTACTCGTCTTAAGG CGAAACCTGTCCTGGATTGGGGTACAAGGAAAAGAGTTGCCTTAGGAGCAGGAAGAGGTTTATTATACTTGCACGAGCAATGTGATCCCAAGATAATTCACAGGGATGTGAAGGCTGCAAATATATTACTTGATGATTATTGTGAGGCTGTTGTAGGAGACTTTGGGTTGGCAAAGCTGTTGGATCACCAGGACTCGCATGTGACAACAGCTGTGAGGGGCACTGTGGGGCACATAGCCCCTGAGTATCTATCAACAGGCCAGTCCTCTGAGAAAAcagatgtttttggatttggaATACTATTGCTAGAATTGATATCTGGCTTAAGAGCTCTGGAATTTGGGAAGTCAACAAACCAGAAAGGAGCATTGCTTGACTGG GTGAAGAAGATACATCAGGAAAAGAAGCTCGAGTTGTTAGTTGACAAGGATCTGAAAAACAACTACGATCCAATTGAGCTTGATGAAACAGTTCAAGTAGCTCTATTATGTACCCAAAACCTTCCAAGTCATAGACCTAAAATGTCAGAAGTGGTTCGGATGTTAGAAGGAGACGGGCTTGCCGAAAAATGGGAAGCTTCTCAGAGAGCTGAAGCAACTAGAACAAGAACCATCGAGTTCTCCTCTTCGGAAAGATATTCTGACCTGACTGATGATTCATCATTGCTTGTCCAAGCAATGGAGCTCTCTGGACCCAGGTGA
- the LOC133697207 gene encoding S-adenosylmethionine decarboxylase proenzyme, whose translation MDVAVSAIGFEGYEKRLEITYFEPGIFDDPEGRGLRSLSKPQLDEILGPAECTIVDSLSNEHVDSYVLSESSLFVYPYKIIIKTCGTTKLLLSIPAILKLADTLSLNVRSVRYTRGSFIFPGAQSYPHGSFSEEIAVLDGYFGKLGLGSKAYIMGGLDKPQKWHVYSASADSALSRDLIYTIEMCMTGLDREKASVFYKTQSSSAAAMTEDSGIRKILPASNICDFEFEPCGYSMNSIEGAAISTIHVTPEDGFSYASFEAAGYDLKDASLNQLVDRVLACFQATEFSIAVHADVAGEQLERICSLDVKGYCRGERSHGELGMGGSIIYQKFVRSGNADSPRSILKCCWKEEEDY comes from the coding sequence ATGGACGTGGCTGTTTCTGCAATTGGATTTGAAGGCTATGAAAAGAGGCTAGAAATCACTTATTTTGAGCCGGGCATCTTTGATGATCCTGAAGGGAGGGGCCTTCGATCTCTGTCAAAGCCTCAGTTGGATGAGATTCTTGGACCGGCCGAGTGCACCATTGTTGATTCGCTATCAAATGAGCATGTGGACTCCTATGTCCTCTCTGAGTCTAGCCTCTTTGTATATCCTTACAAGATCATCATTAAGACCTGTGGGACTACAAAATTACTCCTTTCAATCCCAGCTATCCTGAAGTTGGCTGATACCCTTTCTCTAAATGTGAGATCTGTGAGGTATACTCGTGGGAGCTTCATTTTCCCTGGAGCTCAGTCCTATCCTCATGGCAGTTTCTCCGAAGAAATTGCTGTCCTGGATGGCTACTTCGGCAAGCTTGGTTTGGGAAGCAAGGCTTACATAATGGGTGGTCTGGACAAACCACAGAAATGGCATGTTTACTCTGCATCTGCAGATTCGGCTCTCTCTCGTGACCTTATTTACACTATTGAGATGTGCATGACTGGCTTGGACAGGGAGAAGGCTTCTGTGTTTTACAAAACCCAATCATCTTCAGCAGCAGCAATGACTGAAGATTCTGGAATAAGAAAGATTCTACCTGCCTCTAATATATGTGATTTTGAGTTCGAACCTTGTGGTTACTCCATGAATTCAATTGAAGGAGCTGCAATCTCTACCATCCATGTTACTCCGGAAGATGGTTTCAGTTATGCAAGCTTTGAAGCTGCAGGATATGATCTGAAAGATGCGAGCCTTAACCAGTTAGTTGATAGGGTGTTGGCTTGTTTCCAAGCAACCGAATTCTCCATTGCTGTGCATGCTGATGTTGCTGGAGAACAACTTGAGCGGATTTGTTCCCTGGATGTCAAGGGATACTGTCGTGGAGAGAGGAGCCATGGAGAGCTTGGTATGGGTGGTTCCATTATCTACCAGAAGTTTGTTAGGTCTGGGAATGCTGATTCTCCTAGATCAATCCTTAAATGCTGCTGGAAAGAGGAAGAAGATTATTAG